The following are encoded in a window of Hypomesus transpacificus isolate Combined female unplaced genomic scaffold, fHypTra1 scaffold_31, whole genome shotgun sequence genomic DNA:
- the cfap157 gene encoding cilia- and flagella-associated protein 157 isoform X2, with the protein MPKTPKNGKKTGDNTTKKESTGLADKTRSDDALSECGKEFYRAQIRDLEEQLEKYQHKCDKLEVEQKDFSSLYDTLEEEKKQIVHYLKRSLTQEEEMVKDVTERLVSLQQAKDTERDAFEMQLAQMRLESQENKDKLTSKNMVLASKLAALEDFRVQKEELTAHMQSLEMELEKREEEHRVVIYNLERKAVLDIDRLKKEMQQRVAAVAAEFRRESDRKMPEITKRAIHENVSVNAQISQLSDRSRMLLEENETLRQTERDLRREMGILESVVNDITHKNVSNQKVIQLLTAKCSQMNSELMEYAKVQQEHQQLQQDHTTLLAEMKVLRQEQRSVLEVSSRRGAEAESLAGRLEQERAVREQLETILHEAAFALKDALMEVPKEEDSEVKTLVRRNQMMQKLLAVLDGAARLGRGPTMKDFIPEGEALHELKTGPNLERTAHLGPLFKTPVMLSHFKTGYLGLVPCRTHYKTILSKMGPASKNRTPQKKTSPSKPCGPEILSPQPADPARDVLPSSHSQSRVNPSPNIGSTTAQGSTSR; encoded by the exons ATGCCGAAAACGCCTAAGAATGGAAAGAAAACTGGAGATAACACAACTAAGAAAGAATCCACTGGACTCGCAGATAAAACACGTTCTGACGACGCGTTGTCTGAATGCGGAAAAGAGTTTTACAGGGCACAGATACGAGACTTGGAGGAGCAATTAGAGAA ATATCAGCATAAATGTGATAAGCTCGAGGTGGAACAGAAGgacttctcctctctctacgaTACTcttgaggaggagaagaaacaaATTGTCCATTACCTGAAACGGTCTCtgacccaggaggaggagatggtgaaGGATGTGACCGAGCGACTGGTCAGCCTGCAGCAAGCCAAGGACACCGAGAGGGATGCCTTTGAGATGCAGCTGGCCCAGATGCGTCTGGAGTCCCAGGAAAACAAGGACAAGCTCACCTCAAAGAACATGGTGCTTG CCAGTAAACTAGCGGCCCTAGAGGACTTCAGGGTGCAGAAGGAGGAGCTGACGGCCCATATGCAGTCCCTGGAGATGGAGCTGgagaagagggaagaagagCACCGCGTTGTCATATACAACCTGGAGAGGAAGGCAGTGCTGGACATAGACAG GCTGAAGAAGGAGATGCAACAGCGCGTGGCGGCCGTGGCGGCCGAGTTCCGCCGCGAGTCGGACAGGAAGATGCCGGAGATCACCAAGAGGGCCATCCACGAGAACGTGTCGGTGAACGCCCAGATCAGCCAGCTGTCGGACCGGAGCCGGATGCTCCTGGAGGAGAACGAGACcctgaggcagacagagagagatctcCGCCGGGAGATGGGGATCCTGGAGTCCGTGGTCAATGACATCACCCACAAGAACGTCAGCAACCAGAAG GTGATCCAGCTGCTGACAGCAAAGTGTAGCCAGATGAACTCAGAGCTGATGGAGTATGCCAAGGTGCAGCAGGAACACCAGCAACTGCAGCAAGACCACACCACCCTCCTGGCAGAGATGAAGGTCCTCAG ACAAGAGCAGAGGTCAGTGCTGGAGGTGTCCAgtaggagaggggcggaggccGAGAGCTTGGCTGGGAGACTGGAACAAGAGAGGGCTGTGAGAGAACAGCTGGAGACCATCCTACACGAGGCTGCCTTCGCCCTCAAAGACGCCCTGATG GAGGTTCCCAAGGAGGAGGACTCTGAGGTGAAGACTCTGGTCAGGAGGAACCAGATGATGCAGAAGCTTCTGGCGGTGCTGGATGGGGCCGCTCGGCTGGGAAGGGGCCCTACCATGAAGGACTTCATCCCAGAGGGAGAGGCCCTCCATGAGCTCAAGACTGGACCCAACCTGGAGAG AACCGCACATCTTGGTCCACTCTTCAAGACCCCTGTTATGCTGTCTCACTTCAAGACAGGATATCTGGGTCTCGTACCATGCAGAACGCACTACAAGACCATCCTGTCCAAGATGGGCCCTGCCTCCAAGAACAG gacaccacagaagaagaccaGCCCGTCTAAACCATGTGGCCCAGAGATCCTCAGCCCCCAGCCGGCTGACCCTGCCAGGGacgtcctcccttcctctcacagCCAATCCAGAGTAAACCCCTCTCCTAATATAGGCAGCACTACAGCTCAGGGTTCCACATCACGTTAA
- the cfap157 gene encoding cilia- and flagella-associated protein 157 isoform X1, translating to MPKTPKNGKKTGDNTTKKESTGLADKTRSDDALSECGKEFYRAQIRDLEEQLEKYQHKCDKLEVEQKDFSSLYDTLEEEKKQIVHYLKRSLTQEEEMVKDVTERLVSLQQAKDTERDAFEMQLAQMRLESQENKDKLTSKNMVLASKLAALEDFRVQKEELTAHMQSLEMELEKREEEHRVVIYNLERKAVLDIDRLKKEMQQRVAAVAAEFRRESDRKMPEITKRAIHENVSVNAQISQLSDRSRMLLEENETLRQTERDLRREMGILESVVNDITHKNVSNQKVIQLLTAKCSQMNSELMEYAKVQQEHQQLQQDHTTLLAEMKVLRQEQRSVLEVSSRRGAEAESLAGRLEQERAVREQLETILHEAAFALKDALMEVPKEEDSEVKTLVRRNQMMQKLLAVLDGAARLGRGPTMKDFIPEGEALHELKTGPNLERTAHLGPLFKTPVMLSHFKTGYLGLVPCRTHYKTILSKMGPASKNRCPQLHRTPQKKTSPSKPCGPEILSPQPADPARDVLPSSHSQSRVNPSPNIGSTTAQGSTSR from the exons ATGCCGAAAACGCCTAAGAATGGAAAGAAAACTGGAGATAACACAACTAAGAAAGAATCCACTGGACTCGCAGATAAAACACGTTCTGACGACGCGTTGTCTGAATGCGGAAAAGAGTTTTACAGGGCACAGATACGAGACTTGGAGGAGCAATTAGAGAA ATATCAGCATAAATGTGATAAGCTCGAGGTGGAACAGAAGgacttctcctctctctacgaTACTcttgaggaggagaagaaacaaATTGTCCATTACCTGAAACGGTCTCtgacccaggaggaggagatggtgaaGGATGTGACCGAGCGACTGGTCAGCCTGCAGCAAGCCAAGGACACCGAGAGGGATGCCTTTGAGATGCAGCTGGCCCAGATGCGTCTGGAGTCCCAGGAAAACAAGGACAAGCTCACCTCAAAGAACATGGTGCTTG CCAGTAAACTAGCGGCCCTAGAGGACTTCAGGGTGCAGAAGGAGGAGCTGACGGCCCATATGCAGTCCCTGGAGATGGAGCTGgagaagagggaagaagagCACCGCGTTGTCATATACAACCTGGAGAGGAAGGCAGTGCTGGACATAGACAG GCTGAAGAAGGAGATGCAACAGCGCGTGGCGGCCGTGGCGGCCGAGTTCCGCCGCGAGTCGGACAGGAAGATGCCGGAGATCACCAAGAGGGCCATCCACGAGAACGTGTCGGTGAACGCCCAGATCAGCCAGCTGTCGGACCGGAGCCGGATGCTCCTGGAGGAGAACGAGACcctgaggcagacagagagagatctcCGCCGGGAGATGGGGATCCTGGAGTCCGTGGTCAATGACATCACCCACAAGAACGTCAGCAACCAGAAG GTGATCCAGCTGCTGACAGCAAAGTGTAGCCAGATGAACTCAGAGCTGATGGAGTATGCCAAGGTGCAGCAGGAACACCAGCAACTGCAGCAAGACCACACCACCCTCCTGGCAGAGATGAAGGTCCTCAG ACAAGAGCAGAGGTCAGTGCTGGAGGTGTCCAgtaggagaggggcggaggccGAGAGCTTGGCTGGGAGACTGGAACAAGAGAGGGCTGTGAGAGAACAGCTGGAGACCATCCTACACGAGGCTGCCTTCGCCCTCAAAGACGCCCTGATG GAGGTTCCCAAGGAGGAGGACTCTGAGGTGAAGACTCTGGTCAGGAGGAACCAGATGATGCAGAAGCTTCTGGCGGTGCTGGATGGGGCCGCTCGGCTGGGAAGGGGCCCTACCATGAAGGACTTCATCCCAGAGGGAGAGGCCCTCCATGAGCTCAAGACTGGACCCAACCTGGAGAG AACCGCACATCTTGGTCCACTCTTCAAGACCCCTGTTATGCTGTCTCACTTCAAGACAGGATATCTGGGTCTCGTACCATGCAGAACGCACTACAAGACCATCCTGTCCAAGATGGGCCCTGCCTCCAAGAACAGGTGCCCTCAGTTACACAG gacaccacagaagaagaccaGCCCGTCTAAACCATGTGGCCCAGAGATCCTCAGCCCCCAGCCGGCTGACCCTGCCAGGGacgtcctcccttcctctcacagCCAATCCAGAGTAAACCCCTCTCCTAATATAGGCAGCACTACAGCTCAGGGTTCCACATCACGTTAA
- the cfap157 gene encoding cilia- and flagella-associated protein 157 isoform X3, with translation MVKDVTERLVSLQQAKDTERDAFEMQLAQMRLESQENKDKLTSKNMVLASKLAALEDFRVQKEELTAHMQSLEMELEKREEEHRVVIYNLERKAVLDIDRLKKEMQQRVAAVAAEFRRESDRKMPEITKRAIHENVSVNAQISQLSDRSRMLLEENETLRQTERDLRREMGILESVVNDITHKNVSNQKVIQLLTAKCSQMNSELMEYAKVQQEHQQLQQDHTTLLAEMKVLRQEQRSVLEVSSRRGAEAESLAGRLEQERAVREQLETILHEAAFALKDALMEVPKEEDSEVKTLVRRNQMMQKLLAVLDGAARLGRGPTMKDFIPEGEALHELKTGPNLERTAHLGPLFKTPVMLSHFKTGYLGLVPCRTHYKTILSKMGPASKNRCPQLHRTPQKKTSPSKPCGPEILSPQPADPARDVLPSSHSQSRVNPSPNIGSTTAQGSTSR, from the exons atggtgaaGGATGTGACCGAGCGACTGGTCAGCCTGCAGCAAGCCAAGGACACCGAGAGGGATGCCTTTGAGATGCAGCTGGCCCAGATGCGTCTGGAGTCCCAGGAAAACAAGGACAAGCTCACCTCAAAGAACATGGTGCTTG CCAGTAAACTAGCGGCCCTAGAGGACTTCAGGGTGCAGAAGGAGGAGCTGACGGCCCATATGCAGTCCCTGGAGATGGAGCTGgagaagagggaagaagagCACCGCGTTGTCATATACAACCTGGAGAGGAAGGCAGTGCTGGACATAGACAG GCTGAAGAAGGAGATGCAACAGCGCGTGGCGGCCGTGGCGGCCGAGTTCCGCCGCGAGTCGGACAGGAAGATGCCGGAGATCACCAAGAGGGCCATCCACGAGAACGTGTCGGTGAACGCCCAGATCAGCCAGCTGTCGGACCGGAGCCGGATGCTCCTGGAGGAGAACGAGACcctgaggcagacagagagagatctcCGCCGGGAGATGGGGATCCTGGAGTCCGTGGTCAATGACATCACCCACAAGAACGTCAGCAACCAGAAG GTGATCCAGCTGCTGACAGCAAAGTGTAGCCAGATGAACTCAGAGCTGATGGAGTATGCCAAGGTGCAGCAGGAACACCAGCAACTGCAGCAAGACCACACCACCCTCCTGGCAGAGATGAAGGTCCTCAG ACAAGAGCAGAGGTCAGTGCTGGAGGTGTCCAgtaggagaggggcggaggccGAGAGCTTGGCTGGGAGACTGGAACAAGAGAGGGCTGTGAGAGAACAGCTGGAGACCATCCTACACGAGGCTGCCTTCGCCCTCAAAGACGCCCTGATG GAGGTTCCCAAGGAGGAGGACTCTGAGGTGAAGACTCTGGTCAGGAGGAACCAGATGATGCAGAAGCTTCTGGCGGTGCTGGATGGGGCCGCTCGGCTGGGAAGGGGCCCTACCATGAAGGACTTCATCCCAGAGGGAGAGGCCCTCCATGAGCTCAAGACTGGACCCAACCTGGAGAG AACCGCACATCTTGGTCCACTCTTCAAGACCCCTGTTATGCTGTCTCACTTCAAGACAGGATATCTGGGTCTCGTACCATGCAGAACGCACTACAAGACCATCCTGTCCAAGATGGGCCCTGCCTCCAAGAACAGGTGCCCTCAGTTACACAG gacaccacagaagaagaccaGCCCGTCTAAACCATGTGGCCCAGAGATCCTCAGCCCCCAGCCGGCTGACCCTGCCAGGGacgtcctcccttcctctcacagCCAATCCAGAGTAAACCCCTCTCCTAATATAGGCAGCACTACAGCTCAGGGTTCCACATCACGTTAA